One Kushneria konosiri genomic window, CGAACTTTTCCCGGCACCGGAGTGACCGGTGAGAAACACCATTTCACCACGCTGGACGGTGAAATTGAGATCGGCCAGCGCTTCGAAACGACCGCCATAGCGCTTGCCGACATGCGCAAACTCGATCATGGCCATGAGAAATCAGCTGCCTTCCCGGTCAAAGAGCGCTCCCACGAAATCCTCGGCCTCGAAGGGTCGCAGATCATCCAGCGTCTCCCCTACCCCGATATAGCGAATGGGGGTTCCAAGCTGCTTGGCAATGGCGAAGATGATGCCCCCCTTGGCCGTTCCGTCGAGTTTGGTCAGGGTAATCCCGGTCACGGGCACGGCCTGATTGAAGGTCTCTGCCTGCGAGATCGCGTTCTGCCCCGTCCCGGCATCGAGCACCAGCATGACCTCATGTGGCGCCTGGGCATCAAGGCGCGCCATGACGCGCTGCACCTTGCTGAGCTCATCCATGAGATGGCCCTTGTTGTGCAGCCGGCCAGCCGTATCGGCAATCAGGACATCAACACCGCGCGCCTTGGCTGCCGACACCGCATCATAGATGACGGAGGCACTGTCAGCGCCGGTGTGCTGGGCAATCACCGGCACATCATTGCGCTCGCCCCAGACCTGCAGCTGCTCGACGGCCGCTGCGCGGAAGGTATCGCCGGCGGCCAGCATGACGCTGCGGCCCTGACGCTGAAAGCGCTGGGTCAGCTTGCCGATCGTCGTGGTCTTGCCCACGCCGTTGACGCCCACCATCAGAATCACGAACGGACCTTCGCCCTTGGGCGGCAGGCGCAGCGGCTTCGCGACCGGCTCGAGCATTCTGGAGAGCTCTTCCTGGAGCGCCTTGTAAAGCGCATCGACATTTTTGAGCTCGCGCCGGGAGATGCGCTCCTCCAGATTCTCCATGATCTCGCTGGTCGCCGCGACGCCGACATCGGCCATCAGAAGCTGTGTTTCAAGCTCTTCGAGCAGATCATCGTCAATCTCCTTGTGGCCGAGCAGCAGCGTTGCCAGACCATCAGTAAGATTGGAGCGGGTCTTGCCAAGCCCCTGACGCATGCGCGAGAACCAGCCCTTTTTGGCGCTGGCGATTTCGCTTTGCTCATCGGCGGTTTCAGGCCCTGCCTCGATGGCGGTGTCATAGCGTCCTCGACGTGGCTTATCACGGCCGCGATTACGCGCAGGCGTTGTGACTTCCGACGCACTACCGGGCGCAATCTCTTCGGGAGAAGGCTCGGCAGGTGTCTCGCGCAGCGCTGTCACCTCGGGCGTCGGCCTTGTCGGTTCGGGCTCGGGCTCGTCCACCGGCTCAGGTTCAGACTCGACCACCGGTTCGGGCTCGGGCTCGACCACCGGCTCGGGCTCGATCACCGGTTCGGGTTCAGGCTCGACCACCGGCTTGGGTTCAGGCTCGATCACCGGCTCGGGTTCAGGCTCGACCACCGGCTCGGGTTCAGGCTCGACCACCGGTTCGGGTTCAGGCTCGACCACCGGCTCGGGTTCAGGCTCGATCACCGGTTCGGGCTCAGGATCGATCACCGGCTCGGGTTCGGGCTCGACCGCCGGCTCGGGTTCGGGCACATCCCGCGCCTCGACAGGCGGTTTTGAAGGTCTTTCTTTGGCGTCTTCGGCTTCAGGCGTCGGCGCCTGCTGCTCCAGTTGCTGCTGTTCTTCGCGATCCTGCTGATCGCGGCGCTGCTTCTTGCGCTTAAAAAAACCAAACATGGGCTATATCGTCGCGATTGATCCATCGGGAAAAGGCGGTCAGGCCGCCATTTGATACCGCATCCTACCACTCAAGCGCTGCTCGCCGGTACAATCCGTGTAACGTCATCCAGGGATGGCACATTCGCCACCGGTTACAGATTGACCCTTACCAACGAACTGACCGGCATTGTCAGCACATCTTCATCCATGGAGGCTTCAAGGGCACATGAGGCGACAGCGTCACGGCACTCAGGGACAGGATCAGAAGCCAGGCAGGGCGCGCTCGGGCAGCGGCCGTCTGCGGCTGATTGGCGGGCGCTTTCGAAGGCGCCTGCTGCCCGTGCTCGATCATCCGGGCCTGCGGCCTACTCCGGACCGCGTACGCGAGACGCTGTTTAACTGGCTGGCCACCGAGATCGACAGCCGAACCCGAGTGCTCGATCTGTTTGCCGGCACCGGCGCACTGGGGCTCGAGGCACTCTCCCGCGGCGCCGGAGAGGTACATTTCGTCGAAGCCGATCGTCAGGTCGCCCGTCAGATTGCCGAGAACCTGACAAGCCTCGAGGTGACGATGCCGGTTCACACTCAAAAGGCGCAGGCCTTTCTGGACACACGCCCCGTGG contains:
- the ftsY gene encoding signal recognition particle-docking protein FtsY, which codes for MFGFFKRKKQRRDQQDREEQQQLEQQAPTPEAEDAKERPSKPPVEARDVPEPEPAVEPEPEPVIDPEPEPVIEPEPEPVVEPEPEPVVEPEPEPVVEPEPEPVIEPEPKPVVEPEPEPVIEPEPVVEPEPEPVVESEPEPVDEPEPEPTRPTPEVTALRETPAEPSPEEIAPGSASEVTTPARNRGRDKPRRGRYDTAIEAGPETADEQSEIASAKKGWFSRMRQGLGKTRSNLTDGLATLLLGHKEIDDDLLEELETQLLMADVGVAATSEIMENLEERISRRELKNVDALYKALQEELSRMLEPVAKPLRLPPKGEGPFVILMVGVNGVGKTTTIGKLTQRFQRQGRSVMLAAGDTFRAAAVEQLQVWGERNDVPVIAQHTGADSASVIYDAVSAAKARGVDVLIADTAGRLHNKGHLMDELSKVQRVMARLDAQAPHEVMLVLDAGTGQNAISQAETFNQAVPVTGITLTKLDGTAKGGIIFAIAKQLGTPIRYIGVGETLDDLRPFEAEDFVGALFDREGS
- the rsmD gene encoding 16S rRNA (guanine(966)-N(2))-methyltransferase RsmD; the protein is MRRQRHGTQGQDQKPGRARSGSGRLRLIGGRFRRRLLPVLDHPGLRPTPDRVRETLFNWLATEIDSRTRVLDLFAGTGALGLEALSRGAGEVHFVEADRQVARQIAENLTSLEVTMPVHTQKAQAFLDTRPVEPFHLVFLDPPFRQDLITDCAQRLEHEGWLNEHALIHVETEAGLIPQLPAGWHLIRETRAGDSHARLYRRESAQ